CACTCGGCGTACTTATGGCCACCAGCGCGCGCGCTCATGCTTTCTTCGATCCGCTGGTCAAGGCGACCTACTCGCTCCCCAAGACCGCGCTGGTCCCGCTCTTCATTCTGTGGTTCGGCATCGGCAGCATGACCAGCATCGTCGCGGTCGCGATGTCGACCATGTTGCCGCTCATCGTCTATACCTATCATGGCGTTCAAGGTACGCCCAACATCCTTGTCTGGAGTGCCCAGGCCATGGGGACCAATGCCCGGGCGCTGACTTGGCGCGTGAGGCTACGCTCGGCACAACACGGCATCCTGACCGGCTTAAGGATCGGGCTTGGCTTCTCATTCCTGATTGCGATTGCAGCGGAGATGATTGCGGCCAAGGTCGGTATCGGCAAGTTGCTGTTCATGTACGGCGAGACCGGTTCCTACGACTATATGTTTGCTGCCGTTGCCGCCGTGGTTTTGTCCGCCTATGTGGCCGACCAGGCGTTGCTATGGATTTCCAACTATTGCCTGCGTTGGCAACAACCACTGCTGGCGGGGCAAGGCTGATGGTGACCGAACGGACGAAACGTAGCGG
This region of Bradyrhizobium sp. CCGUVB1N3 genomic DNA includes:
- a CDS encoding ABC transporter permease; this encodes MIGPSFRHFVDQAVPIALFIAIWQILPSAGLIDPAILPTPLLVGKALWQLGQTKSFYMDLGMTLWRGFAGLMVGAGLGIPLGVLMATSARAHAFFDPLVKATYSLPKTALVPLFILWFGIGSMTSIVAVAMSTMLPLIVYTYHGVQGTPNILVWSAQAMGTNARALTWRVRLRSAQHGILTGLRIGLGFSFLIAIAAEMIAAKVGIGKLLFMYGETGSYDYMFAAVAAVVLSAYVADQALLWISNYCLRWQQPLLAGQG